In one window of Schistocerca gregaria isolate iqSchGreg1 unplaced genomic scaffold, iqSchGreg1.2 ptg000691l, whole genome shotgun sequence DNA:
- the LOC126319995 gene encoding uncharacterized protein LOC126319995: protein MNDLNNINLEIDGLTYEKLHYLREIQCCQSYQPIDKDCEFLKVPIKKLSTDDDSLPSETDDTEVPDTEKAHQLTIKLLESELEQRRALLIELDKILPPRKSLWLQKIKTRNNECDKLFKKLEQLRGQVSQLQTDCNISLVKQVQTHRLSRYLPLPLYSIYIQLTSWVQLQDEKALTVNILGDKTNAQQINGSWESKGLKALRELSIADLHKSHSLSLLLRLVWPTSGNPINVRIEYLVHLHIVTAIVEMAEDPYLLALLYPDDSGEFSPNFSNCYIHDEKKPFQILKSKGRAFRWLQFIAGLYFVHPLPAVTPIEISPDLKKSTDTSSGVMALDFQGTSDYSLTQIMSRLFKRLKVRETLNSHISLFKSGKIPIESNIKPNVPNTSWLHRWEDQSYLQAKELIKTIEAKMKLNEHSDFEESPPISVPVGTTVCVVTPPEFVAVHPNSIELSSRFFKIIFATSDTKEKICGLVQVFADYPSRIPVFLFYLETTNEISKSSIQEILKIQSAINTLESEDEALEESQILAYQVSKLQICLDIKCDLDKQKEKSIFANIEERYTKQFWKSLC, encoded by the coding sequence ATGAATGACCTGAATAATATCAATTTGGAAATCGACGGTCTGACATACGAAAAGTTACATTATCTGCGCGAAATACAGTGCTGCCAAAGTTATCAGCCTATTGACAAAGATTGTGAATTTTTGAAAGTTCCAATAAAAAAGCTGTCTACAGATGATGATTCACTACCGTCAGAGACTGACGATACAGAAGTGCCAGATACAGAAAAAGCTCACCAGCTTACAATAAAACTTTTGGAATCAGAGCTAGAGCAACGAAGAGCTTTGCTAATTGAATTAGATAAAATTTTGCCACCACGTAAATCGCTTTGGCTACAAAAAATCAAAACGCGCAACAACGAATGTGACAAGCTATTTAAAAAACTAGAACAGCTTCGCGGACAGGTTTCGCAGCTTCAAACAGATTGTAACATCTCTCTAGTCAAGCAGGTTCAAACACATCGTCTGTCTCGATATCTACCACTACCACTCTATAGCATATACATACAGTTAACGAGTTGGGTACAACTCCAGGACGAAAAAGCTCTGACAGTGAATATTTTAGGGGATAAAACCAATGCACAACAAATTAATGGATCCTGGGAATCCAAAGGCTTGAAGGCGTTACGTGAACTTTCAATAGCGGATCTTCACAAATCACACTCGTTGTCTCTTCTCTTAAGACTCGTGTGGCCAACCTCAGGAAATCCCATTAATGTCCGTATTGAATATCTGGTTCACTTGCATATTGTGACGGCGATCGTCGAAATGGCAGAAGATCCCTACCTTTTGGCTCTTTTGTACCCAGATGACAGCGGCGAATTCAGTCCCAACTTTTCTAATTGTTACATACACGACGAAAAAAAACCCTTTCAAATTCTCAAATCGAAGGGACGCGCTTTTCGGTGGCTACAATTCATTGCTGGCTTATATTTTGTTCATCCCCTGCCAGCCGTTACGCCCATTGAAATTAGTCCGGACTTGAAGAAAAGCACTGATACTTCTAGCGGGGTAATGGCCCTGGATTTTCAAGGAACTTCCGATTACTCGCTGACTCAAATCATGTCTAGGTTATTCAAGCGCCTGAAGGTGCGAGAAACGCTCAATTCCCACATCTCTCTGTTTAAGAGCGGGAAAATCCCCATCGAAAGTAACATCAAGCCCAACGTACCCAACACTTCGTGGCTGCATAGATGGGAAGACCAATCCTATCTGCAAGCAAAGGAGCTAATCAAGACCATCGAAGCAAAAATGAAGCTGAATGAACATTCGGATTTTGAAGAATCTCCACCAATCAGTGTTCCTGTCGGTACCACTGTTTGTGTAGTTACGCCTCCGGAGTTTGTAGCAGTTCATCCGAATTCAATTGAACTGTCAAGCCGATTTTTCAAGATTATCTTTGCAACCTCAGATACCAAAGAAAAAATATGCGGTCTCGTACAAGTATTTGCCGATTATCCTTCAAGAATTCCTGTATTCTTGTTCTATTTGGAGACGACAAATGAAATCTCAAAAAGCAGTATTCAGGAAATTTTAAAGATTCAATCTGCTATTAACACTCTAGAGTCAGAGGATGAAGCTTTAGAGGAAAGCCAAATTTTGGCGTATCAAGTTTCTAAACTACAAATATGCCTAGACATTAAGTGCGACTtggacaaacaaaaagagaaatcgATTTTTGCTAACATAGAGGAGCGATACACAAAGCAATTTTGGAAGAGCTTGTGCTAG
- the LOC126319909 gene encoding ribosomal large subunit pseudouridine synthase C-like produces MISGLLIFKWGQRGARSREIGRAHDRSSSVGSDRLFCQSKSRTLRSGTSSAFRQVKFCVYCTVNDSLSEEGLSYFARPRQEHVDQSSRVEDENTIKGILRKEDVLSNGLEAKSGSNKSRRWKWIVHDNLGDDELGMRLHRWFSLRYKHVPHSHFQKLLREKKVQVCSSGEKDGKWTCANAQLYTSRGMSIRVRLLSSDYENVNAPAKTSFDQRVIKQVHSWVIYMDASIIVVNKPPGLAVQGGTGVKKSFNDFLPILRYDSDENPRLVHRLDRDVGGIMVLARTRRSAQILSKEFSTRQLRKLYWAVCLGVPKRLTGQIKVKLLECQEIDEKPGKVRVVGLPSSEGRSDLHSDVSSPQSSKNSVTRYHTLMHVHTLVSVLALQPLTGRKHQLRVHCSQVLNCPIYGDYKYGIGCPENMLEFFNRSDCQDIQLHLHSKEIAFRHPETRTAVHFVAPLPEYMSSTLKELGINHSALERNPHAQLSRSERNCEPYEFVFRENSLTKKRRTKKIKETRLQQKNQDKKLSKKPAKIRSKVDYKKRTTTPRSSGKRKLN; encoded by the exons ATGATCAGTGGGCTACTGATATTCAAATGGGGTCAACGTGGCGCTAGGTCTAGGGAGATTGGAAGAGCACATGACAGGTCATCTTCTGTTGGTTCTGACAGGTTATTTTGTCAAAGTAAATCAAGGACTTTACGCTCCGGAACTTCTTCGGCGTTTAGACAAGTAAAGTTTTGTGTTTATTGTACCGTAAACGATTCGCTTTCTGAAGAGGGTCTGTCTTATTTCGCTAGACCGAGGCAGGAACATGTAGACCAAAGCTCAAGAGTTGAAGACGAAAACACAATCAAGGGCATACTGAGGAAAGAGGACGTACTTTCGAACGGGCTAGAAGCAAAATCGGGTTCAAATAAATCCAGGCGTTGGAAATGGATTGTACACGATAATTTGGGCGACGATGAGCTCGGAATGAGGCTACATCGGTGGTTTTCGCTACGGTACAAACATGTGCCTcattctcattttcaaaaattgcTGAGGGAAAAGAAG GTTCAAGTTTGCTCTTCCGGTGAAAAAGACGGTAAATGGACTTGCGCTAATGCGCAATTGTATACTTCGCGTGGGATGTCCATCCGGGTCCGTCTTTTATCTTCGGACTACGAAAACGTGAATGCGCCAGCAAAAACGTCTTTCGATCAGAGAGTTATCAAACAAGTGCATTCCTGGGTTATTTACATGGACGCTTCTATCATTGTTGTAAACAAACCGCCTGGCTTGGCCGTTCAAGGTGGGACGGGAGTCAAGAAGTCTTTCAACGATTTTTTGCCAATCCTTCGCTATGATTCCGATGAAAATCCGCGTCTGGTTCATCGCCTCGATCGCGACGTGGGCGGCATAATGGTCTTGGCTCGGACTAGGCGCTCTGCCCAAATCCTCAGCAAGGAGTTCTCCACGCGCCAGCTGCGAAAGTTATACTGGGCGGTATGCCTCGGAGTACCGAAACGACTAACAGGACAAATAAAGGTAAAACTGCTAGAATGTCAGGAAATTGATGAGAAGCCGGGCAAGGTTAGAGTTGTCGGACTTCCTTCATCCGAAGGCCGTTCAGATTTGCATTCAGATGTTTCATCTCCGCAAAGCAGCAAGAACTCTGTTACTCGGTACCATACGTTGATGCACGTCCATACGCTTGTTTCCGTTTTAGCTCTTCAACCCCTTACGGGCAGGAAGCATCAACTTCGTGTCCACTGTTCGCAAGTTTTAAATTGTCCCATCTATGGCGATTATAAATACGGGATAGGGTGTCCAGAAAACATGTTAGAATTTTTCAATCGTTCAGATTGTCAGGATATACAGCTTCATTTACATTCGAAAGAAATTGCTTTTCGGCATCCAGAAACCCGTACAGCGGTTCATTTTGTTGCACCTCTGCCCGAGTATATGTCTTCGACCCTCAAAGAGCTGGGAATCAATCATTCGGCACTAGAAAGAAATCCACACGCCCAGTTGAGCCGTTCAGAAAGAAACTGCGAGCCATACGAGTTCGTATTCAGAGAAAATTCATTGACTAAGAAACGGAGGACGAAAAAAATCAAAGAAACGCGGCTCCAGCAAAAAAATCAGGACAAAAAACTTAGTAAAAAACCCGCTAAAATTCGAAGCAAAGTGGATTACAAGAAAAGGACCACAACGCCTCGTTCGAGTGGCAAAAGAAAATTGAactga
- the LOC126319907 gene encoding CDP-diacylglycerol--glycerol-3-phosphate 3-phosphatidyltransferase, mitochondrial-like isoform X1, with the protein MLRFIDDVLGRCKGCYFNVLPSARDTAPRFLEQQFRHIASLRFSPPSSPCHINSFSRLKFKKISWLLNYWKPSYLACLSAKSLACYSLAYCSAARDNTEDTHHTPWDSLFDQLSKRGPRLEVDAKNIKILSSPEAFFNQLKAGISKARSRIVLSSLYIGAELLPCELINTIYNTLEQRPNIHLTILLDYSRSTRRLPSEHSFQSFLSPPKYFYQILCRLKKAFPSRVSLYLFHTPQLYWAPKMLIHGRYRELIGVQHIKCYIFDDNLLISGANLCQQYFTNRQDRYMWICQSPNVCNFYHRLINAIGHYSFYLSSAVEYPMFSKRKPDPSFSTTEFKEQFKKEIAQLFNAACLEKQHKNQPSRASSDTWIFPTIQFKPAQILHDQEVCELLLTLGLQSKVNSTCCIASPYFNFTDTYQRCISMSEKQINIIVASPQANGFYKKGPLLGLIPHAYQYLLKKFLEALPSKTHVEVNEYRREYWTFHSKGLWLDLFTSNKSLPSASITAIGSSNFGVRSVERDLESQLIIFTKNNNLINHLKAEKKNLLKNSKPITSSSLNKETDLPSILIPFIASIARKYM; encoded by the exons ATGTTACGGTTCATAGATGACGTATTGGGCCGGTGTAAAGGTTGTTATTTTAATGTGTTGCCGAGCGCGCGTGACACAGCACCTAGATTTCTTGAACAGCAGTTTCGTCATATCGCAAGTCTCCGCTTTTCGCCTCCATCAAGTCCTTGTCACATCAACTCGTTTTCTAGATTGAAGTTCAAAAAAATAAGTTGGCTTTTAAATTACTGGAAACCAAGCTATCTAGCCTGTCTTTCTGCAAAAAGCCTAGCATGTTATTCTCTCGCCTATTGTTCAGCGGCACGAGATAATACGGAAGACACCCATCATACACCTTGGGATTCCTTGTTTGACCAGCTGTCGAAGAGAGGACCTAGACTGGAGGTCGATGccaaaaacataaaaattttgtcATCTCCAGAAGCATTTTTCAACCAGCTCAAA GCGGGAATTTCAAAGGCAAGATCTCGCATTGTTCTGAGTTCCTTGTACATTGGCGCTGAGCTCCTTCCGTGCGAACTG ATCAATACTATATATAATACTCTGGAGCAACGGCCCAATATCCACCTTACTATACTTCTCGACTATTCGAGAAGTACGCGTCGACTGCCTTCAGAGCATTCATTCCAGTCTTTCCTCAGTCCACCTAAATACTTCTACCAGATTCTCTGTCGACTAAAAAAAGCCTTTCCATCGCGCGTCTCCCTCTACCTTTTCCACACCCCCCAGTTGTATTGGGCCCCGAAGATGTTGATCCATGGAAGGTACCGAGAACTAATCGGTGTCCAACACATCAAGTGCTACATCTTCGATGATAACCTACTCATTTCCGGGGCAAATCTCTGTCAACAATACTTTACCAACCGTCAAGACCGATATATGTGGATTTGTCAATCACCGAATGTGTGCAATTTTTACCACAGGCTCATCAACGCTATTGGCCATTACTCTTTTTATCTTAGTTCAGCCGTCGAATACCCTATGTTTTCAAAGAGAAAACCAGATCCATCTTTCTCCACTACAGAATTCAAAGAACAATTCAAGAAAGAAATAGCGCAGCTTTTCAATGCGGCGTGTCTAGAAAAACAACACAAGAACCAACCCTCACGTGCCTCTTCAGATACCTGGATTTTTCCGACCATACAATTTAAACCAGCACAAATTCTGCACgatcaagaggtttgtgaacttctGCTTACCTTAGGCCTCCAATCAAAAGTAAATTCAACCTGTTGCATAGCGTCTCCCTACTTCAATTTCACAGATACATATCAACGCTGCATATCCATGTCTGAAAAACAAATAAACATCATAGTGGCCTCTCCTCAGGCAAACGGGTTCTACAAAAAAGGACCCCTTCTGGGCTTAATTCCCCACGCCTATCAATACCTCCTAAAAAAATTCCTTGAAGCGCTGCCATCTAAAACACATGTAGAGGTTAATGAATATCGACGAGAGTACTGGACATTCCATTCAAAGGGCCTCTGGCTTGACCTTTTTACGTCAAACAAATCACTTCCATCCGCATCGATTACTGCCATCGGTTCAAGCAACTTTGGTGTCCGCTCTGTAGAACGGGATTTGGAATCGCAGTTGATCATATTTACGAAAAATAATAACCTAATCAATCATTTAAAAGCAGAGAAAAAAAATCTTCTCAAAAATTCAAAACCTATCACCTCTTCCTCACTGAATAAAGAGACCGATTTGCCCTCCATCTTAATACCATTCATCGCTTCAATTGCAAGGAAATACATGTAG
- the LOC126319907 gene encoding probable CDP-diacylglycerol--glycerol-3-phosphate 3-phosphatidyltransferase isoform X2, which translates to MLIHGRYRELIGVQHIKCYIFDDNLLISGANLCQQYFTNRQDRYMWICQSPNVCNFYHRLINAIGHYSFYLSSAVEYPMFSKRKPDPSFSTTEFKEQFKKEIAQLFNAACLEKQHKNQPSRASSDTWIFPTIQFKPAQILHDQEVCELLLTLGLQSKVNSTCCIASPYFNFTDTYQRCISMSEKQINIIVASPQANGFYKKGPLLGLIPHAYQYLLKKFLEALPSKTHVEVNEYRREYWTFHSKGLWLDLFTSNKSLPSASITAIGSSNFGVRSVERDLESQLIIFTKNNNLINHLKAEKKNLLKNSKPITSSSLNKETDLPSILIPFIASIARKYM; encoded by the coding sequence ATGTTGATCCATGGAAGGTACCGAGAACTAATCGGTGTCCAACACATCAAGTGCTACATCTTCGATGATAACCTACTCATTTCCGGGGCAAATCTCTGTCAACAATACTTTACCAACCGTCAAGACCGATATATGTGGATTTGTCAATCACCGAATGTGTGCAATTTTTACCACAGGCTCATCAACGCTATTGGCCATTACTCTTTTTATCTTAGTTCAGCCGTCGAATACCCTATGTTTTCAAAGAGAAAACCAGATCCATCTTTCTCCACTACAGAATTCAAAGAACAATTCAAGAAAGAAATAGCGCAGCTTTTCAATGCGGCGTGTCTAGAAAAACAACACAAGAACCAACCCTCACGTGCCTCTTCAGATACCTGGATTTTTCCGACCATACAATTTAAACCAGCACAAATTCTGCACgatcaagaggtttgtgaacttctGCTTACCTTAGGCCTCCAATCAAAAGTAAATTCAACCTGTTGCATAGCGTCTCCCTACTTCAATTTCACAGATACATATCAACGCTGCATATCCATGTCTGAAAAACAAATAAACATCATAGTGGCCTCTCCTCAGGCAAACGGGTTCTACAAAAAAGGACCCCTTCTGGGCTTAATTCCCCACGCCTATCAATACCTCCTAAAAAAATTCCTTGAAGCGCTGCCATCTAAAACACATGTAGAGGTTAATGAATATCGACGAGAGTACTGGACATTCCATTCAAAGGGCCTCTGGCTTGACCTTTTTACGTCAAACAAATCACTTCCATCCGCATCGATTACTGCCATCGGTTCAAGCAACTTTGGTGTCCGCTCTGTAGAACGGGATTTGGAATCGCAGTTGATCATATTTACGAAAAATAATAACCTAATCAATCATTTAAAAGCAGAGAAAAAAAATCTTCTCAAAAATTCAAAACCTATCACCTCTTCCTCACTGAATAAAGAGACCGATTTGCCCTCCATCTTAATACCATTCATCGCTTCAATTGCAAGGAAATACATGTAG
- the LOC126319996 gene encoding U4/U6.U5 tri-snRNP-associated protein 1-like — MSYGRGAIEDGEIEEGELLEEGSRDGYGGGVRRQGESSHHYQNGSDRTREAYRRRSKGGNGDAGMVHYSSRSFSPERSSSHYHHSRRSYANHKELEGGGDTRASSYGGHVSHRRERDSNTAVMEKRSRAYGTGLRDLSVSEMNALRLSLGLSPLDVTEGTVQSSAANKQSEEKGEERQLTTIERLALAKERRMDRLRKQQQRMQAGGMESDRVARVLGDSDEEQPDTVDWVIRHRQIMMEKKLAEEREKEFETIERQELGEPGEDVRPAAKGEGGSHRAIRVAHDLESLPSEETILVIKDQPILNKKGQPNEEEDELQNLGIAMAEKRRELQEKKRKAAKLDPFDTYEDGDHKKELEPVRDEKGKHLMSRVEKDAQIEEKMLEEIRERQSKYQKYQNAVRRAKEGLREEVYQGDQIVIGDEMDVDEGTGMPSIERTRVEEIADRVTKNRDENVIREEPFTDEIVYSNEMDFTVMLPDEMREEESGMSVYYSSMSSVGEIELDEQESGAAPQIVVGRKRELGGAEEDRHKAEGDAQKARKKRGIAQDEEEVGIDNVGAMKRALNSAAEEEEAGIAEILGEKPATTKGVASILDLLRQRKHVEVEFYAGRANDKRIDDKDVETGPVSEKDGVFNINIEHLDEWGRKMTTKEAYRKFCSQWSGKVSGMNKQDKKIRKMKEQIRMEKMMSNSGIISKLNPIQRAQKTAHAPFVVLDSQRALNALKEVKDMTLSETLKPTSAIKNVKKLAS; from the exons ATGTCGTATGGAAGGGGTGCAATAGAGGACGGCGAAATAGAAGAGGGCGAGTTGTTGGAAGAGGGGTCTAGAGATGGCTATGGAGGAGGTGTTAGGAGGCAGGGCGAGTCTTCTCACCATTACCAGAACGGCAGTGATCGAACTCGGGAAGCATATAGGAGACGTTCTAAGGGCGGTAACGGTGATGCGGGTATGGTGCATTACTCGAGTCGTTCTTTCTCGCCGGAGAGGTCGTCGTCACACTATCACCATTCGAGGAGGTCATATGCGAATCACAAGGAATTGGAAGGTGGGGGAGACACGAGAGCGTCTTCCTATGGGGGCCATGTGTCGCATAGGAGAGAAAGAGATAGTAATACTGCGGTGATGGAGAAGAGATCTAGGGCGTACGGCACTGGACTGCGCGACTTGAGCGTGAGTGAGATGAACGCGTTGCGTCTTTCTCTTGGGTTGTCGCCATTGGACGTCACGGAGGGGACGGTACAGAGCTCTGCTGCGAATAAACAGAGCGAGGAGAAAGGAGAAGAGAGGCAGTTGACTACGATAGAGAGGTTGGCGCTGGCGAAGGAGCGAAGAATGGATCGCTTGAGGAAGCAGCAGCAACGGATGCAGGCAGGTGGTATGGAGAGCGATCGTGTAGCGCGTGTGTTGGGTGACAGTGATGAGGAGCAGCCTGACACGGTGGACTGGGTGATACGGCATAGACAGATAATGATGGAGAAGAAGTTGGCTGAGGAAAGAGAAAAGGAGTTTGAGACGATAGAGCGGCAGGAGTTGGGAGAGCCGGGTGAGGATGTACGGCCTGCAGCGAAGGGGGAGGGTGGGAGTCACAGGGCGATAAGGGTGGCTCACGATTTAGAGAGTTTGCCGAGTGAGGAGACGATATTGGTGATAAAGGATCAGCCGATATTGAACAAGAAGGGTCAGCCGAATGAAGAGGAGGACGAGTTACAAAATTTGGGCATTGCGATGGCCGAGAAGCGCAGAGAGctgcaagaaaagaaaaggaaggcGGCGAAGTTGGATCCGTTTGACACGTATGAAGACGGGGATCACAAGAAGG AATTGGAGCCGGTGAGGGACGAAAAAGGTAAGCATTTGATGTCTAGAGTAGAGAAGGATGCCCAGATCGAAGAGAAGATGTTGGAGGAGATAAGAGAGAGACAGAGTAAGTATCAGAAATACCAGAATGCAGTGCGTAGGGCGAAGGAAGGGTTGAGGGAGGAGGTTTATCAAGGCGACCAGATAGTGATTGGGGACGAGATGGATGTTGATGAGGGAACAGGGATGCCTTCTATTGAGAGGACAAGAGTCGAGGAGATAGCAGATAGAGTAACAAAGAACAGAGACGAGAACGTTATCAGGGAGGAGCCGTTTACAGACGAGATTGTGTATAGCAATGAGATGGATTTTACGGTTATGCTTCCGGACGAGATGAGAGAAGAAGAGAGCGGGATGTCCGTTTATTACTCTTCGATGTCGTCGGTGGGCGAGATAGAGCTTGATGAGCAGGAGTCGGGGGCAGCGCCGCAGATTGTGGTGGGGAGGAAGAGAGAGCTGGGCGGCGCGGAAGAGGATAGACATAAGGCTGAAGGTGACGCTCAAAAGGCGAGGAAGAAGAGAGGCATTGCGCAGGACGAGGAGGAAGTGGGGATCGATAATGTTGGGGCCATGAAGAGGGCGTTAAACTCAGCGGCAGAAGAAGAGGAAGCTGGGATAGCGGAGATTCTCGGGGAGAAGCCAGCTACTACAAAAGGCGTTGCAAGCATTTTGGACTTACTGAGGCAGAGAAAGCATGTTGAAGTAGAATTTTATGCCGGCAGGGCCAACGACAAAAGAATAGATGACAAGGATGTGGAGACAGGGCCTGTATCCGAGAAGGACGGGGTGTTCAACATCAACATCGAGCACTTAGACGAGTGGGGAAGGAAGATGACTACGAAAGAAGCATACCGCAAGTTTTGTTCTCAGTGGTCTGGAAAGGTTTCTGGTATGAACAAGCAAGACAAAAAGATACGCAAAATGAAGGAgcaaataagaatggaaaagatgATGTCAAATTCTGGAATTATCAGCAAGTTGAATCCGATACAGAGGGCACAAAAGACGGCACATGCTCCATTCGTCGTTTTGGATAGTCAACGAGCGCTAAACGCATtgaaggaagtcaaagacatgaCGCTGAGCGAAACACTCAAACCGACTTCTGCcatcaaaaatgtaaaaaagttggcTTCGTGA